A section of the Pseudanabaena mucicola str. Chao 1806 genome encodes:
- a CDS encoding DUF2256 domain-containing protein, which translates to MAHKGNKSFLPSKDCVICGKPFSWRKKWEKCWDEVKYCSDRCRRQKSK; encoded by the coding sequence ATGGCACACAAAGGCAATAAATCCTTTTTACCTAGCAAAGATTGTGTGATTTGCGGTAAACCCTTCTCATGGCGGAAGAAATGGGAAAAATGTTGGGACGAAGTAAAGTACTGTAGTGATCGCTGTCGTCGACAGAAAAGTAAATGA
- the cobT gene encoding nicotinate mononucleotide-dependent phosphoribosyltransferase CobT has product MIKTYTQRKKAKAWLKSYRGKRPVFACVLGFTETGLIPNISAAGATPEDRKYTAIADAEFLATGKNINFPLPPLVAGASPVLISRAVVATQELPLFIFDAGLVIAPTVETIDLGGCPAKCVSTGQALSLEKVLQLFVQGLVWGEKLSQLGAYVILSECVVGGTTTALAVLTGLGIDAKDKVNSSHPTCNHSQKWEIVQAGLAHLCPDANPFEVVAAVGDPMQIVVAGMAIAASRHSGVLLAGGTQMLAVYSLARAIANYQKLVWNPEVIMIGTTRWVAEDATGKTIDLALAVQDVPLLATQLSFAKSQFPQLRAYEQGFVKEGVGAGGAAIAAHLYQNWTQEKLLGAIESQLHIAVV; this is encoded by the coding sequence ATGATCAAAACCTACACACAACGCAAAAAAGCCAAAGCTTGGCTCAAAAGCTATCGTGGTAAACGTCCAGTATTTGCCTGTGTGCTAGGTTTCACCGAAACAGGACTAATTCCCAATATCTCAGCAGCAGGAGCAACGCCTGAGGACCGCAAATACACTGCGATCGCTGATGCCGAATTTCTCGCCACAGGTAAAAATATCAATTTCCCTTTACCGCCTCTAGTGGCAGGTGCATCACCTGTATTAATTTCCCGTGCTGTTGTTGCCACGCAGGAATTACCCCTATTTATTTTCGATGCAGGTTTAGTGATCGCTCCGACCGTAGAAACAATTGATCTCGGCGGATGTCCTGCTAAATGTGTGAGTACAGGTCAGGCGCTTAGTTTAGAAAAGGTTCTGCAATTATTTGTGCAAGGACTGGTATGGGGTGAAAAGTTGTCCCAATTAGGAGCCTATGTCATTTTGAGTGAATGTGTAGTGGGTGGTACGACTACAGCTCTAGCGGTTTTAACAGGATTAGGCATTGATGCGAAGGATAAAGTTAATAGTTCCCATCCCACCTGCAACCATTCCCAAAAGTGGGAAATTGTTCAAGCTGGTTTAGCTCATCTTTGCCCTGATGCCAATCCCTTTGAAGTAGTGGCAGCAGTGGGCGATCCGATGCAAATTGTTGTTGCAGGTATGGCGATCGCTGCCAGTCGGCACAGTGGCGTATTACTCGCAGGTGGAACCCAAATGCTTGCGGTCTACTCTCTAGCAAGAGCGATCGCCAATTATCAAAAACTCGTATGGAATCCAGAAGTGATCATGATCGGCACAACTCGATGGGTTGCCGAAGATGCTACAGGTAAGACCATTGACTTAGCCTTAGCTGTGCAAGATGTTCCATTACTAGCTACCCAATTGAGCTTTGCTAAGTCCCAATTTCCCCAGCTACGCGCCTACGAGCAGGGCTTTGTCAAAGAAGGTGTGGGGGCAGGTGGTGCAGCGATCGCTGCCCATCTCTATCAAAACTGGACACAGGAAAAGTTATTAGGCGCGATTGAATCACAGTTACACATAGCTGTAGTCTGA